The following coding sequences lie in one Spinacia oleracea cultivar Varoflay chromosome 1, BTI_SOV_V1, whole genome shotgun sequence genomic window:
- the LOC110778138 gene encoding protein FAR1-RELATED SEQUENCE 5-like: MEEAPLPDYGGDGVDYSYLFATNEIFDGFENTANWAKQVAIGSGFILISSSYKTTQKDGRKYRYLKCDRGRRENNCRDPETAKRPDTKSKACGCRFMIKCEQQQVEENNWVIELLHDRGTHNHTLIVYPEGHRGVSGLSQGAKEVVREMNDAQAKPKNIMVAIKNKFPDEHPNMRNIYNFKEKMRREGSEGRNVAEQMLHLAREHDYINWVSCSDRTSKVINRAFLAHPAMVEVLRTYPLVIGLDSTYKTNRYGFPFLEIVGVTPTNQNFLIAYAFMKDETAASYRWVLQKLKLLLGEDVIPSAIFTDKEGGLMRPVAEVFPNSRHLLCTWHINNDVEARVSFLCNKNKDVGRAFKNGVWKRIMEASTVEEYDRAVASMEDCYVRWQSVIDYVHNTWLTDHRQKFVLAWTNEVLHFGNITTCRVESQHSVVKSWLGSSQGSLDTVFRKVHASIINQVTEIKNGLESSRRRHGALFKSYLYQHLVGRVSHHALELILEEHMRMRQLSTEVFERCGCAKFSTHGLPCACNIYMAVQGGVGLYLDLVHRFWRTLEIGDGADIPEFVEESAQVVELFRSLVDDVLARDIAVVRDISRIVHDELHPENAGFEEPEPNLTRRGRPRKQRNSTTRNLSFVEHVRNMGPRRSCDQGSSSKSTQQTRSSLGSYMSIDLIPPGFKEWLPQFMLQYIRGYCDVIPDGNCRFRCAAEFFLGDQERYGEIRSTLVGEIGKLEQYRHVYRPDSIANVSWHINWRGGRC, translated from the exons ATGGAGGAG GCCCCACTTCCGGATTATGGTGGCGACGGTGTTGATTATAGTTATCTATTTGCAACAAATGAAATATTCGATGGATTTGAAAACACAGCGAATTGGGCAAAGCAAGTGGCTATTGGATCGGGGTTCATATTGATAAGTAGCTCGTACAAAACGACGCAAAAAGATGGTCGTAAGTACCGCTACTTGAAATGCGATCGGGGAAGGAGGGAAAACAATTGTAGGGATCCAGAGACCGCAAAACGACCAGACACAAAGAGTAAGGCATGTGGTTGTCGGTTTATGATTAAGTGTGAACAACAACAAGTAGAAGAAAATAATTGGGTTATTGAGTTGCTTCATGATCGTGGAACACATAATCACACATTGATTGTATATCCCGAGGGTCACCGTGGTGTTAGTGGTCTTAGTCAGGGTGCAAAGGAAGTTGTTCGCGAGATGAACGATGCACAAGCTAAGCCAAAAAATATTATGGTGGCCATTAAAAACAAGTTTCCAGATGAACATCCCAACATGAGGAACATTTACAACTTCAAAGAAAAGATGAGACGAGAAGGTTCAGAAGGAAGAAACGTTGCTGAGCAGATGTTGCATCTAGCCAGAGAGCACGACTACATAAACTGGGTCTCTTGCAGTGACCGTACGAGTAAAGTCATAAACCGCGCATTCTTAGCTCACCCTGCAATGGTTGAGGTGTTACGCACATATCCACTGGTTATTGGTTTGGATTCGACGTACAAGACTAACAGATATGGATTTCCTTTCTTGGAGATTGTTGGTGTGACACCGACAAATCAGAATTTCCTAATCGCCTATGCATTTATGAAAGACGAGACTGCAGCGAGCTACCGTTGGGTGTTACAGAAGTTGAAGCTGCTCCTCGGGGAGGATGTCATTCCCTCGGCAATATTTACGGACAAAGAGGGTGGTCTAATGAGACCTGTTGCCGAGGTTTTTCCAAATTCCAGACATTTGCTATGTACTTGGCATATCAACAACGACGTGGAGGCCCGCGTATCATTTTTGTGCAACAAGAACAAAGACGTTGGTCGAGCGTTCAAGAACGGagtttggaaaagaatcatggaGGCGTCGACTGTGGAAGAATATGATCGTGCAGTTGCAAGCATGGAAGATTGCTATGTAAGATGGCAGAGCGTTATCGATTATGTGCACAACACATGGCTTACTGATCATAGGCAGAAGTTTGTTCTAGCTTGGACGAATGAGGTCCTTCACTTTGGCAACATAACGACTTGTAGGGTCGAGAGTCAACACTCTGTCGTAAAGAGTTGGCTTGGAAGTTCGCAAGGGTCATTGGACACTGTTTTTAGAAAAGTGCATGCTTCTATCATTAACCAAGTTACAGAGATTAAAAATGGATTAGAGAGTTCAAGGCGGCGACATGGTGCGTTATTCAAGAGTTATCTATATCAACACCTTGTTGGTCGTGTGTCCCATCATGCTTTGGAGCTTATTTTGGAAGAACATATGAGGATGCGACAGTTAAGTACCGAAGTTTTTGAGAGGTGTGGTTGTGCTAAATTTTCCACTCATGGACTCCCATGTGCTTGCAACATATATATGGCGGTCCAAGGTGGAGTTGGTTTGTATCTTGACCTTGTCCATCGATTTTGGAGGACCTTGGAGATCGGAGATGGGGCGGACATTCCTGAGTTTGTGGAGGAGTCCGCACAAGTCGTTGAGCTATTCCGATCCCTTGTCGATGACGTGTTAGCCCGAGATATTGCAGTTGTCCGAGATATTTCGAGAATCGTTCACGATGAGTTGCATCCCGAGAATGCGGGTTTTGAGGAACCGGAACCCAACTTAACTAGGAGAGGGAGACCAAGGAAACAAAGAAACTCCACTACAAGGAATCTCAGTTTTGTCGAACATGTGCGTAATATGGGTCCTCGTCGGAGTTGTGATCAAGGGTCGTCGTCAAAGAGCACCCAACAAACGAGGTCTTCATTAG gAAGCTATATGAGCATTGATCTAATCCCGCCTGGTTTCAAAGAGTGGTTACCTCAATTCATGTTGCAGTATATTAGAGGATACTGTGATGTAATCCCTGACGGGAACTGCAGATTCCGATGCGCCGCAGAGTTTTTCTTGGGTGATCAAGAACGATATGGTGAGATTCGATCAACGCTTGTTGGAGAGATCGGAAAGCTTGAACAATACCGCCATGTATACCGTCCTGATTCTATTGCTAATGTCTCGTGGCATATAAATTGGAGAGGTGGACggtgttga